The Candidatus Nomurabacteria bacterium genome segment GCCTCACATACGTCTTGCGCCTGACGCCTGTTGTGATAGGTATTATTGCAGCACTCGTCATGCTGTATTGGCATGCACCACCACGGCGAAAAGCTAGCCTTATTATGGTAGCTTTTTTAGTAGGCTTTATCGCAGAAATAGTGGGGGTAAACACTGGACTTTTATTCGGTGATTATACGTACGGGAGCGTGATGGGGTTAAAAATCGCGGGAGTCCCCATACTCATAGGTATTACTTGGGCCTTAGTGACCATTGCTGCGTGGCAAATAGTAAGTATGAGCCCGTATAGCAGGGGAGCAAAGATATTTTTAGCAGCCTGTTTAGTAGTAATATTTGATTTAATCTTAGAACAGTATGCAACCGCGTTTGGTCTGTGGCAATGGGGTGGTGGCATCATACCACTTAAGAATTATATTTCTTGGTTTATCGTCGCAGCTGCAATTACGACAAGTTATAGCCTTGTAGCCAAACAATCGAAGCCAAATATATATGGAGCCTGCGTGCTGCCGGTGCTGGCACTTTATTTTTGGTTGATGTTACTTGTACGGTAGTAAAAAATATTACAGCGTATCATCAGCTAGGCGCGCTACAGTACGTGTAGGTTATTGACAATAATACTTAACTTAGTTAAACTAAGTATTAAGTTCTGACCTACAATGTAACATAATTTGCAAAAGGGGGGTACGAATGAAAAGAACAATGAAAAAACGAATGAATGACAAGTACGATAGGCTCAGCGAAGATTTGCGTGAGTTGCAACGGCTTATGACCAAGCAGAGTGTGTATGCTAACGCAAAAGTACGCTCGTATAATCAAAGACGTCCAAAGCACGTGAAGCGATACTTCGAATTTCAAGACATGTATAGCTAAGGATAACGTATAGGTTTTAGACAAGTTGAGTCACCAAGTTAAACAGTTGGTGACTCTTTTTTGTAGGTTTGGCTGTACAATAGGTAACATGAAGCTACATAGATTTTATATTCACGAAATGCACAATAGATTTGGCCCAATAGCACTTGGCCACGAGGTATGGATACATGACACAACATTACTACATCAGTGGCTTACTGTACTGCGCTTTCGGGTTGGTGATCAGCTTGTACTGTTTAACGATACAGAAGAGCGTTTATATACAATTGCCACAATACAAGGTACCGATTCTGTTAAACTAGAGCTTCTTACAGATATAGAACGTTGTGTAGCGACCCGTGAAGTATACTTAGTGTGGTCACTACTTAAAAAAGATAAAAATGATTGGGTATTGCAAAAAGCCACAGAGCTCGGTGTGCATAAATTTATACCAATGATTGCCCAAAGAAGTGAAAAAACAGAGCTTAATATAGAACGAGCCAAACGAATTATCATCGAAGCAGCCGAACAATGTGGCAGAGCAGACATTCCAGAGTTGAGAGAACCAATTAGCCTACACGAAGCATTAGAAGAGTATAAAGACTTGCCGCTATGTATTGCTGAACAGCACGATGATCAAAACAACATACCGACAGATACAAAAAAAGTAGGCATCTTGATAGGGCCCGAGGGTGGCTGGTCAGATGAAGAAAAGATCTATTTTAAAGAATTAGCCTTACCCCATGTGTCGTTATCTCGTTTTACTTTGCGGGCAGAAACAGCTGCAATCACTGCCGTAAGCAGACTACTGAGCTAGTTGCCAAAAAATATACTTGATTTTGTAATACGTTAGGCGTATACCATATATATCTTATGTTTAATGAGTATAAATAAGGTACACATACGCAAATGTCATTTATTGATCATTTTCGTCACCCCATAAATAGTGATGAAATCCGGTTTATAACAGAAGAGCAGCAGCGCTTAGAGCAAGCCCACGTTGCTTTATTTACTGAAGCGCAACACCTAAGAGATATATGTGACTACATGCTTGCAGGCCGTTGTAATGCTCTGGTTCCTACTTATGATAGATTCGCAGAATATAACAATAATGCACCCGATTTCAGTGAAGAAAAATATCGCATCACGTGTTTTCGGCCAAACGATTCTTTGCGTCTCGTACAAAGCAAGGGGGGCAGGTATGTAGACTGTGTGATATCTGATTGCCAGGTAAGCATTACTCATGAAGAACGAGCCGCAAATGGTGAGCACAAAATTTCTTCGCAATTTACAGCGTGCAAACCTGCACCACATAGCCACAGTACTTTAGAACTAGCAGCGCTTTCTGAAGAGCTGCTCGCGCTACAAGAGAATTTGCTTATAGCCGCTGGATACAGAGAGCTGACAATGAACCCGAATGCTCGTGAACGATTAGCAAAGACGGCTGTCGAACACGTAGTGTCTAGCACGTTTTAGCCTGCTGTCTGTTACAATTGGTTGAATGGCATATTACAGAAACACGCGTTACACACTTGGGCAAACGAAACCATATACAATTAGTCGTAGTAAAATAGAACTCTTTACACAGTGCCAGCGTTGTTTTTGGCTCGAGGCGAGGCTTGGTATTAAAAGACCCAGCAGTCCACCGTTCCAAATAAATAAAGCAATAGACGAACTCTTCAAAAAAGAATTTGATTTTTACCGCCAAAAACAACAACCGCACCCTATTATGGTACAAAATAAGCTTGCAGCTGTACCATTTAAACATAAAGACGTGGTGCTATGGCAAGATACGTTTAAAGGAATCCGTACACTGCACACGGGTACTAACCTAGAAGTGTTTGGTGGCATAGATGACGTTTGGATAGACGCAAATGAGCAGCTTATTGTGGTAGATTATAAGGCCACCGCAAAAGCCAAAGAAGTGACGCTAGACGCCGATTGGCAAAAAAGCTATAAACGCCAGCTAGAGGTATACCAATGGTTATTACGCCAAAATGGTTTTACCGTGAGTGATACGGGGTATTTTGTATACGCGAATGCTCGCTTTGATGGGGATATTTTTAACGATACACTAACCTTTACAACCAAATTAATTGCTCACACAGGTACCGATAATTGGATTGAGCCAACACTTGTACACATTAAAGAGGTACTCGAAGGCGACATGCCACCAGTTGGTGATTCTATAATGGGCGGTGAATGCGAATTTTGTGCATATGCTCGCAAGCGTACAGAACTTACGCT includes the following:
- a CDS encoding carotenoid biosynthesis protein; the protein is MKQFSIHMWKHHQELVVLAITSFFLLAGVVQYAIGLTYVLRLTPVVIGIIAALVMLYWHAPPRRKASLIMVAFLVGFIAEIVGVNTGLLFGDYTYGSVMGLKIAGVPILIGITWALVTIAAWQIVSMSPYSRGAKIFLAACLVVIFDLILEQYATAFGLWQWGGGIIPLKNYISWFIVAAAITTSYSLVAKQSKPNIYGACVLPVLALYFWLMLLVR
- a CDS encoding 16S rRNA (uracil(1498)-N(3))-methyltransferase translates to MKLHRFYIHEMHNRFGPIALGHEVWIHDTTLLHQWLTVLRFRVGDQLVLFNDTEERLYTIATIQGTDSVKLELLTDIERCVATREVYLVWSLLKKDKNDWVLQKATELGVHKFIPMIAQRSEKTELNIERAKRIIIEAAEQCGRADIPELREPISLHEALEEYKDLPLCIAEQHDDQNNIPTDTKKVGILIGPEGGWSDEEKIYFKELALPHVSLSRFTLRAETAAITAVSRLLS
- a CDS encoding PD-(D/E)XK nuclease family protein, producing the protein MAYYRNTRYTLGQTKPYTISRSKIELFTQCQRCFWLEARLGIKRPSSPPFQINKAIDELFKKEFDFYRQKQQPHPIMVQNKLAAVPFKHKDVVLWQDTFKGIRTLHTGTNLEVFGGIDDVWIDANEQLIVVDYKATAKAKEVTLDADWQKSYKRQLEVYQWLLRQNGFTVSDTGYFVYANARFDGDIFNDTLTFTTKLIAHTGTDNWIEPTLVHIKEVLEGDMPPVGDSIMGGECEFCAYARKRTELTLDHLQKSKR